Part of the Saccharomonospora amisosensis genome is shown below.
GATCCCGGAGACGATCGAGGAAACCCGCTCAGGAACGACCTTGCCCACGGCGATGTAGTCCTGCAGGAACAGCGGCTCCGCACCGGTGACGACAAGGTCGTCCACCACCATGGCAACGAGATCGATGCCCACCGTGTCGTGCTTGTCCAGCGCCCTGGCCACGGCGATCTTGGTGCCGACACCGTCGGTGGACGCCGCGAGCAGCGGCTCCTTCCAGCGTCCCGCCTTCAGGGAGAACAGTCCGGCGAACCCGCCGACACCGCCGACCACCTCGGGCCTTGCTGCCCGAGCGGTGTGAGGTTTGAGCAACTCGACAGCGTGATCACCTGCGTCGATGTCGACACCGGCGGCGGCGTACGTAGCGCTCGTGGGCTCGCTCACGAAGCGGTCTCCATCCTGGGGCTGCGACGGCTATGGACGCCTGACGGCATCCTCGGCACCGTACCCGGCCGAGGTCTGCGGCAAGCAGGACCCGCTGCCCGCCGAGCCAGCCGCACCACTGCCCAGGTTCTCCAGCAGGTGCTTGCCGATCAAGGCGTCCTCGGGCAGCGGGATGGGGTAATTGCCGTCGAAGCACGCCGTGCACAGCCTCGACCTCGGCTGTTCGGAGGCGGCGACGAGCCCGTCGAGCGAGAGGTAGCCGAGCGAGTCCGCGCCGATGGAGCGCCTGATCCCGTCGAGGTCGGCTCCGTTGGCGACAAGCTCGGCCCTGGACGCGAAGTCGATGCCGTAGAAGCAGGGCCACCGCACCGGCGGTGAGGCGATCCGGACATGAACCTCCAACGCGCCGGACTCACGCAGCATCCGCACGAGCGCACGCTGCGTGTTACCGCGCACGATGGAGTCGTCGACCACGACGAGTCGCTTGCCCCGGATCACCTCGCGCAGCGGGTTGAGTTTGAGCCGGATGCCCAGTTGCCGGATGGTCTGCGAAGGCTGGATGAAGGTGCGGCCGACGTAGGCGTTCTTCACCAGTCCCGAGCCGTAAGGGATGCCGGAGGCCTGTGCGTAGCCGATGGCCGCCGGAGTTCCCGACTCCGGTACCGGGATGACGAGGTCGGCATCGGCCGGATGTTCCTCGGCCAGCTTGCGACCGATCTCCACCCTGGTGGCGTGCACGCTGCGACCGGCGATGGTGGTGTCCGGCCTGGCAAGGTAGACGTACTCGAACACGCAGCCCTTCGGCTCCGGGTTGGCGAACCGCGTGGACCGCAGCCCACCCGCGTCGATGGCGATCAACTCACCCGGCTCCACCTCGCGGACGAACGAGGCGCCGACAATGTCGAGTGCGGCGGTCTCACTCGCGACAACCCAGCCCCGCTCCAACCTGCCAAGCACGAGCGGGCGCACCCCATGTGGATCGCGGGCGGCGTAGAGCGTGTTCTCGTCGGCGAAGGTGAGGCAGAAGGCACCGCGGATGGTGGGCAGCAGTTCGACGGCCGCGGCCTCAATGCCCTTGTCCGCGGCGGCAGCGGCAAGCAGGCCACAGATCAGGTCGGAATCCGTCGTAGCCCCTGCCGAGTCCATTACACCGAGTTCACGGGCCCGCTCGTGCAGTTCGTGGGTGTTGACGAGATTGCCGTTGTGGCCCAGCGAGAGGCCGGTGCCTGCCGCCGTGGTCCGAAACGTCGGCTGGGCGTTCTCCCAACTACCGCCTCCGGTGGTGGAGTAACGGCAGTGCCCGATCGAGACGTGACCCTGCAACGACGAGAGCACCTGTTCGTCGAAGACCTGGCTGACCAGGCCCAGGTCCTTGAACACGACGATCTGGCTGCCGTCGGAAACGGATATGCCCGCCGCCTCCTGCCCTCGATGCTGGAGGGCGTAAAGGCCGTAATAACTGAGTTTCGCG
Proteins encoded:
- the purF gene encoding amidophosphoribosyltransferase, which produces MNQLEAEPREECGVFGVWAPGEDVAKLSYYGLYALQHRGQEAAGISVSDGSQIVVFKDLGLVSQVFDEQVLSSLQGHVSIGHCRYSTTGGGSWENAQPTFRTTAAGTGLSLGHNGNLVNTHELHERARELGVMDSAGATTDSDLICGLLAAAAADKGIEAAAVELLPTIRGAFCLTFADENTLYAARDPHGVRPLVLGRLERGWVVASETAALDIVGASFVREVEPGELIAIDAGGLRSTRFANPEPKGCVFEYVYLARPDTTIAGRSVHATRVEIGRKLAEEHPADADLVIPVPESGTPAAIGYAQASGIPYGSGLVKNAYVGRTFIQPSQTIRQLGIRLKLNPLREVIRGKRLVVVDDSIVRGNTQRALVRMLRESGALEVHVRIASPPVRWPCFYGIDFASRAELVANGADLDGIRRSIGADSLGYLSLDGLVAASEQPRSRLCTACFDGNYPIPLPEDALIGKHLLENLGSGAAGSAGSGSCLPQTSAGYGAEDAVRRP